The window GAGCGCAACGGCTACGACGTGAGCTACATGTCCGGGATCGACATGTCGGTCCGCGGCGGGACCCTGCTGCGCAACCACAAGGTGTTCCTGTCCTCGGGGCACGACGAGTACTGGACCCAGGACCAGTTCACGAACGCGCTGAACGCGCGCCGGGCCGGGGTCCACCAGACGTACTTCAGCGGCAACGAGATCTTCTGGAAGACCCGCCTCGCCCCGAGCATCGACGGCGCCTCCACCCCGAACCGGACGCTGGTCTCGTACAAGGAGACCAAGCTGTCCTTCCCGCAGCCGAACGGCATCCCCGACCCGAGCGGGATCTGGACGGGCACCTTCATGGACCCGGCCAGCGCCACGGGCGGGCGGCCCTTCCAGCCGCAGAACCAGCTGACCGGCTCGATGTTCAGCGTCAACGGCTACCGCAGTGACGCGATCACCGTGCCGGGGACCTTCGCGAAGCAGCGGCTGTGGCGCAACACCAGCGTCGCGAACCTCACGCCCTCGCAGACCGCCACCTTCCCCACCGGCACGCTCGGCTACGAGTGGGACAGCGACGTGGAGAACGCCAGCCGGCCGGCCGGGCAGATCCAGATGTCGTCCACCACGGTGGACATCGACGACGGCAAGCTCCTGAAGGACTACGGCAACACGTACGGGAACGGCACCGCGACGCACAGCCTGGTGGCCTTCCGCGACCAGACCTCGAACGCCCTGGTGTTCGGCGCGGGCACGGTGCAGTGGTCCTGGGGCCTGACCAACATGCCCACCGGCAATCCGGACGACGCGGTGGTCACCGCGGACAAGCGCATGCAGCAGGCCACGGTGAACGTGTTCGCCGACATGGGCGTCCAGCCCAAGTCGCTGCAGACCGACCTGGTCGCCTCCACCGCGTCCACGGACACCGTCGGCCCGGCCGTCACCGTGACCAGCCCGGCGGCGAACGCCACCGTGCCGGCGCTGCGTCCCGTGACCGTCACGGGCACGGCGGCCGACACCGGCGGCGGTGTGGTGGCCCGCGTGGAGGTGTCCACCGACGGCGGGACCACCTGGAAGGCGACCACGGGCCTCGGGTCCTGGAGCTACCAGTGGACCCCGACCGCCCCGGGCGCGGTGCAGGTCAAGGTGCGCGCGGTGGACGACAGCGTCAACATCGGCGCGACCACCACGGTTCCCCTGACGGTCGGGCCCCAGCAGTGCCCCTGCACCATCTGGCCGGCCGCGGCCGTGCCGGGCACGGTCAACGCCGGTGACGGCAGCGCCGTCGAACTCGGCGTGAAGATCCGCTCCTCGGTGGCCGGTTCGATCACCGGTGTCCGGTTCTACAAGTCCCCCGCCAACAGCGGGACCCATACGGGCAGCCTGTGGAGCAGCACCGGCCAGCGCCTGGCCACCGGCACCTTCACCAACGAGACGGCGTCCGGCTGGCAGCAGCTGAACTTCGCCTCCCCGGTGCCGGTCAAGCCGAACACCACCTACATCGCCTCCTACTTCGCCCCGCACGGCGGCTACTCCTTCGACAACACCTTCGCGGGCGGCGACGCGGGGCTGGCCCCGCTCACCGCGCTCAAGAGCGGCACCGACGGCGGAAACGGCGTCTACCGCTACAGCGGCACGGGCGGCTTCCCGAACAAAGCCGCGTCCGGCAGCAACTACTGGGTGGACGCCGTCCTCGACACCTCCACGGCGAGCACGACCCCGCCCACGGTCGCCTCGACCTCGCCGCAGTCCGCGGCGACCGGCACCCCGATCACGGCGGCGGTGACGGCCACCTTCAGCACCGCCGTCGACGCGGACTCGCTCGTGTTCACGGTGAAGGACTCCGGCGGCGCGACCGTCCCGGGCACCAAGACCCTGGGCGCGTCGAACAGCGCCACCTTCACCCCCTCGTCCGAACTCGCCCTGAACACCGCCTACACGGCGTCCGTCCAGGCATCCGACCTGTGGGGCAACGCCATGGCCGCGCCGGTCACCTGGAACTTCACGACCAGCGCGAGCCCGCCGACGGTGAACTGCCCCTGCACCCTGTGGAGCGGTACCGCGACACCGAGCACCGCCAACGTGGGCGACGACGCCAACTCCGTGGAACTGGGCACCCGCTTCCAGTCCGCGGTCAACGGCTACATCACCGGC of the Streptomyces sp. NBC_01294 genome contains:
- a CDS encoding DUF4082 domain-containing protein, with the translated sequence MNRRTRLLRHGLFTVVAALMATVLPPAAVAGAADPCGPTTNAVVCENSKPGTPMEEWFAPSAYGDIKGFPAQTSVQAGDTVQFKIQSPTPYRVSVYRLGHYGGTGARLLSTAAQAAQTYPANFAPGASPAACTTKASTGLVDCGNWPVTATWTVPADAVSGLYVVNFDQADGNGVMPYPFVVRNDSSHSDVVVQTSDQTWQAYNNYGGQDLYDGGGPAPDGRAYEVSYNRPMDIGGDNGIYGSEFQMVSWLERNGYDVSYMSGIDMSVRGGTLLRNHKVFLSSGHDEYWTQDQFTNALNARRAGVHQTYFSGNEIFWKTRLAPSIDGASTPNRTLVSYKETKLSFPQPNGIPDPSGIWTGTFMDPASATGGRPFQPQNQLTGSMFSVNGYRSDAITVPGTFAKQRLWRNTSVANLTPSQTATFPTGTLGYEWDSDVENASRPAGQIQMSSTTVDIDDGKLLKDYGNTYGNGTATHSLVAFRDQTSNALVFGAGTVQWSWGLTNMPTGNPDDAVVTADKRMQQATVNVFADMGVQPKSLQTDLVASTASTDTVGPAVTVTSPAANATVPALRPVTVTGTAADTGGGVVARVEVSTDGGTTWKATTGLGSWSYQWTPTAPGAVQVKVRAVDDSVNIGATTTVPLTVGPQQCPCTIWPAAAVPGTVNAGDGSAVELGVKIRSSVAGSITGVRFYKSPANSGTHTGSLWSSTGQRLATGTFTNETASGWQQLNFASPVPVKPNTTYIASYFAPHGGYSFDNTFAGGDAGLAPLTALKSGTDGGNGVYRYSGTGGFPNKAASGSNYWVDAVLDTSTASTTPPTVASTSPQSAATGTPITAAVTATFSTAVDADSLVFTVKDSGGATVPGTKTLGASNSATFTPSSELALNTAYTASVQASDLWGNAMAAPVTWNFTTSASPPTVNCPCTLWSGTATPSTANVGDDANSVELGTRFQSAVNGYITGVTFYKGPGNTGTHTGSLWSASGTLLATGTFGSETLSGWQQLQFATPVPITAGTTYVASYHAPNGNYSVDGGYFSGAHRSYPLMAPADAAGSANGLYKYGSATAFPSNTFGSVNYWVGPIFTTTLPSGIQSGSTEVSGP